A portion of the Nomia melanderi isolate GNS246 chromosome 2, iyNomMela1, whole genome shotgun sequence genome contains these proteins:
- the Sidpn gene encoding bHLH protein similar to Deadpan, whose protein sequence is MLPEGCSSPLSRVPVFTRRGTLNGKVHHGKRDAVGSSPFLPMGRREVKSQGPTRPAKMTARLQSLRHQEKKSAGNNHRHHHHHHQSQQNLHQGPSPAASPSPSLSPSPKHPDGRRANKPLMEKRRRARINQSLAALKALILDSARLENTKHSKLEKADILELTVRHLQRQRSLAQPGLSRYKAGYQDCSREVSRYLDAPDIITGNTTPMDPAVKQRLLRHLDSCVSELDLDLGSRPDSGLGSSPGSVTDRVTGAGSPGPLEHHVPSTAHCSTALNPAGLIKAEIPDVEPARPDSSTTAGDENNNNSSNSNSSSSGSSGNARPTSAFGQLHNPAALDPHHHPQPPPPPPPPPPPPPPPIPPPPAPTGIPIIDQATGSQQNSNMLSVVQVIPSRLPDGQVVFLLPSHYVQLAAAAAANGISIGPNPPTAIWAATNMSLLKATDKFAKRSHEDMQEWQDAASVAANAAAVAVATATATATATSANASVSASVSASAPVSTFAASIVPGPKPSNSPRLDQPEQPLDFTTTSKKLKTSCGAARLGLGNNADHGLQQQQQQHQQQFAIRLATERTIPHEDRPSSHASSSDFVTGIGSPSPLPQQPIRDEEGMWRPW, encoded by the exons ATGCTACCAGAAGGATGCTCTTCGCCTCTTTCACGTGTCCCCGTGTTCACGAGACGCGGTACGCTGAACGGCAAGGTACATCATGGGAAACGAGACGCTGTCGGAAGCTCGCCGTTCTTACCGATGGGCCGGCGGGAAGTGAAGAG CCAAGGGCCTACGCGGCCTGCTAAGATGACCGCTCGTCTTCAATCGTTGAGGCATCAGGAGAAGAAATCGGCCGGTAACAATCACAgacatcatcatcaccatcatcaatCTCAACAGAACCTGCACCAGGGACCCAGTCCGGCAGCCAGTCCCAGTCCTAGTCTTAGCCCGAGCCCTAAGCATCCGGACGGTCGTCGA GCTAACAAACCACTAATGGAAAAACGACGACGGGCGAGGATCAATCAGTCGTTGGCGGCGCTAAAGGCGCTTATCCTCGACAGTGCCCGGCTGGAGAACACGAAGCACAGTAAGCTGGAGAAGGCTGACATTTTGGAGTTGACGGTTCGTCATCTGCAGAGGCAACGATCTCTCGCTCAGCCGGGCTTATCGAGGTACAAGGCCGGTTATCAAGATTGCTCGAGGGAG GTAAGTCGATACCTCGATGCCCCGGACATAATCACCGGGAACACGACGCCGATGGACCCAGCGGTGAAGCAGAGGCTACTGCGTCACTTGGACAGTTGCGTGTCGGAATTGGACTTGGATCTGGGTTCGAGGCCGGATAGCGGATTAGGCAGCAGTCCCGGAAGCGTGACGGATCGAGTGACGGGCGCGGGAAGTCCCGGTCCGTTGGAGCATCACGTGCCATCGACCGCGCACTGTAGTACAGCTCTGAATCCGGCCGGCTTGATCAAAGCCGAGATTCCGGACGTCGAGCCAGCCAGGCCGGACAGCAGCACTACTGCCGGCGACGAAAACAACAataacagcagcaacagcaacagcagcagcagcggtaGCAGCGGCAACGCTCGGCCGACTTCTGCCTTCGGCCAACTGCACAACCCCGCCGCTCTCGATCCTCATCATCATCCGCAACCTCCacctccgcctccgccgccacctccgccgcccccgccccctaTCCCGCCTCCTCCAGCTCCCACCGGTATACCGATCATCGATCAAGCTACCGGCTCTCAACAGAACTCGAACATGCTGTCGGTTGTGCAAGTGATACCCTCGAGGTTGCCCGATGGACAAGTCGTTTTCCTGCTTCCTAGTCATTACGTGCAACTAGCCGCGGCCGCCGCTGCGAACGGGATCAGCATCGGCCCCAACCCGCCCACCGCGATCTGGGCAGCCACTAACATGTCCCTGCTCAAAGCTACGGACAAATTCGCGAAAAGGAGCCACGAGGACATGCAGGAGTGGCAGGACGCGGCTTCCGTTGCCGCCAACGCCGCTGCTGTCGCGgtcgccaccgccaccgccaccgccaccgccacgtCCGCCAACGCTTCCGTCTCCGCTTCCGTTTCCGCATCCGCCCCCGTCTCCACTTTCGCCGCGAGCATCGTGCCCGGCCCAAAGCCCAGCAACAGCCCGAGGCTCGACCAGCCGGAACAACCGCTCGACTTCACCACCAcctcgaagaaactgaagacCAGCTGCGGCGCGGCCAGGCTCGGCCTCGGAAACAACGCGGACCACGGTctccagcagcagcagcaacagcaccAGCAGCAATTCGCGATCCGGTTGGCAACGGAAAGGACCATCCCGCACGAAGACAGACCGTCCAGTCACGCCAGCAGCAGCGACTTCGTCACGGGAATCGGCTCGCCGTCTCCGCTGCCCCAGCAGCCGATCAGGGACGAGGAAGGAATGTGGAGGCCTTGGTGA